The genomic segment AGCAGTCGGCGATGTGCCCAGCCGGGCAGCCGGGGCAGCAGTCGCAGAGCCGCCGTGTTGGCCGCGCGATGCAACCGCGACGACGGAATGCCGTTGCGCAGGGCTCTCGGCGCGGCCCCCCTGCACGCACGGACGTAGTCGCGAATCTGCGACTGGTAGGCAGCGAACGCGACCGTGTGATCGCCCTTCGCCTCGGCCAGGGCTCGCGCCAGCACATACGCCGAGACGACGGCGAGCGTCGTGCCTCCTCCGACTGCCGGCCCTGGCGCGAAACCCGCATCGCCGACGAGACCGACGCGCCCGCGTGACCACGTGTCGAGGCGGACCTGACTGACGGAGTCGAAGTAGAAGTCGTCGGCGTGCTCCATCGCGTCGAGGAGGTCGGGAATCACCCATCCCTCGCCCGCGTAGGACTCGCGCACGAACCGCTGCTGCGTCAGCACGTCGTGATGATCCTGCGGCCCCGGCCCGGATCGGCGGAAGACCAGCACCGCCCGCGCCTGTCCCGTCTGCCGCACCGGGTACACCGCCGCCACGCGGTCGATTCCGTTGTAGACGGTCGTTCGATCGGCGAGGGCGAGGTGTCGCGGCACGGAGAACACCGCGAGGTATCCGCCGAGATGACGCATGATGCCGTCGGCGTCGCCGAAGGTGAGCCGCCGGACAGCCGAGTGCAGTCCGTCCGCACCGAGCACGAGATCGAACCGCTCGGTGGTCCCGCTGTCGAACCCGACCTCCACGCCACCGGAGCTCTCCCGCATCGAGCGGATCGCGTCGCCGAAGCGGTGCTCGACGTCGTCACGAACAGCGTCGTGCAGCAGCGTCACGAGCTCCCCTCGCAGGATCTCCACGTGTCT from the Saccharomonospora azurea NA-128 genome contains:
- a CDS encoding FAD-dependent monooxygenase, giving the protein MRILVSGAGIAGSVLAYWLHRHGLCPVVVERTTAPRVVLGGHAVDLFAPALEVVARMGLEAPVRQARTELDALALVRPGKSTVEIAFDDLTPEFADDRHVEILRGELVTLLHDAVRDDVEHRFGDAIRSMRESSGGVEVGFDSGTTERFDLVLGADGLHSAVRRLTFGDADGIMRHLGGYLAVFSVPRHLALADRTTVYNGIDRVAAVYPVRQTGQARAVLVFRRSGPGPQDHHDVLTQQRFVRESYAGEGWVIPDLLDAMEHADDFYFDSVSQVRLDTWSRGRVGLVGDAGFAPGPAVGGGTTLAVVSAYVLARALAEAKGDHTVAFAAYQSQIRDYVRACRGAAPRALRNGIPSSRLHRAANTAALRLLPRLPGWAHRRLLSRGVSHALSAFRLPD